The following coding sequences lie in one Aspergillus luchuensis IFO 4308 DNA, chromosome 8, nearly complete sequence genomic window:
- a CDS encoding PLP-dependent cysteine synthase family protein (COG:E;~EggNog:ENOG410PVP2;~InterPro:IPR036052,IPR001926;~PFAM:PF00291), whose amino-acid sequence MSVLPSVDSALGTIGNTPCVQLTCVVPPNSARVFLKLESLNPTGSYKDRMALSVIEEAEHRGDLRPGMTVLEATGGSTGSSLAFVCAVKGYNFRVVSSDAFAKEKLNTMTAFGAHLDIVPSENGKITPQLIPCMRERARQIATEDKDSSYYYADQFSNPDVFPGYETLGREILAQVGEPIDAFCGAVGGAGMVMGVGKTLKQSWPACHVAVLEPASAPALTKGHGGEHSVEGIGIGFPPPLLNKDWYDEARAIDEGEGRAMCRRLAREEGLLVGTSSGLNVVAAIQLAKQLGPGKTVVTVGCDTGLKYVRGNLYTDS is encoded by the coding sequence ATGTCAGTCCTACCAAGTGTCGACAGTGCCCTCGGCACAATTGGAAACACACCATGTGTTCAGTTGACCTGCGTGGTCCCTCCAAACAGCGCTCGAGTGTTCCTGAAGCTAGAGAGCTTGAATCCTACCGGCTCGTACAAGGACCGCATGGCTCTCTCAGTCATCGAGGAAGCAGAGCATCGTGGGGACCTTCGCCCAGGAATGACAGTTTTGGAAGCTACCGGCGGCAGCACCGGGTCGTCCCTCGCCTTTGTCTGCGCCGTCAAGGGCTACAACTTCCGTGTAGTCTCCTCCGATGCCTTCgcgaaggagaagctcaaCACCATGACCGCGTTTGGGGCGCACCTGGACATCGTGCCGAGTGAGAATGGAAAAATCACACCGCAGCTGATCCCTTGTATGCGGGAGCGAGCACGCCAAATTGCCACAGAGGATAAGGATTCTTCTTATTACTACGCCGACCAATTCAGCAATCCCGATGTCTTTCCGGGTTACGAGACCCTTGGTCGTGAGATACTAGCACAGGTTGGGGAACCTATTGACGCCTTTTGTGGCGCAGTTGGGGGGGcagggatggtgatgggtgtCGGGAAAACTCTGAAGCAGAGCTGGCCGGCGTGCCATGTAGCTGTGCTTGAGCCTGCTTCGGCGCCTGCCTTGACCAAGGGTCATGGCGGCGAGCACTCGGTGGAAGGAATCGGTATTggcttccctcctcctctccttaaCAAAGACTGGTATGACGAGGCACGGGCGATcgatgaaggggaagggcgTGCCATGTGTCGACGACTagcgagggaggagggtctTTTGGTTGGCACTTCTTCGGGTCTTAATGTGGTTGCCGCAATACAGTTGGCTAAGCAACTGGGTCCTGGGAAAACAGTGGTGACTGTGGGCTGTGATACTGGTCTGAAGTATGTTCGAGGAAACCTGTACACAGATAGCTGA
- a CDS encoding Zn(II)2Cys6 transcription factor (COG:S;~EggNog:ENOG410PVBT;~InterPro:IPR036864,IPR001138;~PFAM:PF00172;~TransMembrane:1 (i204-229o);~go_function: GO:0000981 - DNA-binding transcription factor activity, RNA polymerase II-specific [Evidence IEA];~go_function: GO:0008270 - zinc ion binding [Evidence IEA];~go_process: GO:0006355 - regulation of transcription, DNA-templated [Evidence IEA]): MMYLPVRSRPKKTDIIRSRNGCKSCRQRRTKCDENQPTCGTCARLGKTCERFSEVVQFRVVTSSDPRTPKKLRGKDRPHAPLGLSHAEPGNVCCGSVDLIRSLQHTERDVFYLTYWEDQCLPSLHPILCTFTQSAAANAMLKNTMLALSACNLSRLSPEDRMRSESSHMGKFRPNLIHQTRSQLYYSAAISRLINTHQLDDRRVAITVLAVIVILSYMESSMANFTAFYCHMDGISRFLTNLNDYVHDETVRGLLITWMQSRLSVWWTRSYFSSVKLQRLLPSIPLPRILQGQPKSLHERRVEIISIMCDSHYLSTACILRHWDCDQSIETVISEPSDEPGTDAVHHHLLLTQQVQRLDRWIQHLPSAEQPLMDLTSTGDVTTPLRFISHDAALNYAYYLTSCILQCQNNFCTLPSICPTIARMEGRTTDSYICLLLRIAKASPPVHHLTKNTYTIGFTNLLLTALLRTTSVSLAIEIQNFVQSLADTLPTEEGGFPIYQALEVIKLINVRKMAGKDVVAVSQPVDDHGGEPKYQSYNSQAIRDLFFHGRERTGGALFTERVVVCRPGKSNGGEWRWGRGRKRPVIYVSRSDKF, from the exons ATGATGTATCTCCCTGTCAGATCTAGACCCAAGAAGACCGATATTATCCGGTCACGCAATGGGTGCAAGAGTTGTAGGCAGAGGCGAACCAAA TGCGATGAAAATCAACCCACGTGTGGGACCTGTGCCAGGTTAGGCAAAACATGCGAGCGCTTTTCTGAGGTTGTGCAATTCCGTGTTGTGACTTCCTCAGATCCTCGAACCCCAAAGAAGCTGAGAGGTAAAGACCGCCCTCATGCACCTCTAGGGCTAAGTCACGCAGAACCTGGGAACGTCTGTTGTGGCAGTGTGGATCTGATAAGGTCGCTACAACATACAGAGCGGGACGTTTTCTACCTTACTTACTGGGAAGATCAGTGCCTGCCAAGTCTGCATCCCATACTCTGCACCTTTACTCAGTCAGCAGCGGCAAACGCAATGTTGAAGAATACAATGCTAGCCCTGTCAGCATGTAATCTCAGCCGCCTCAGTCCAGAAGACAGAATGCGCTCGGAGAGCTCTCACATGGGGAAGTTCAGACCCAACTTAATCCATCAGACCAGAAGTCAGCTTTACTATTCAGCTGCAATAAGCAGACTGATTAACACGCATCAGCTTGATGACCGGCGGGTAGCGATAACTGTCTTAGCCGTTATTGTTATCCTTTCGTATATGGAGTCTTCAATGGCTAACTTTACGGCCTTTTACTGTCATATGGATGGGATCTCTCGCTTTCTCACCAATCTGAATGATTATGTTCATGACGAGACAGTTCGGGGTCTTCTCATCACATGGATGCAAAGCCGGCTTTCGGTTTGGTGGACGCGATCCTACTTTAGCTCGGTAAAGCTGCAGCGACTTCTGCCATCGATCCCTCTGCCACGAATTCTTCAAGGACAGCCAAAGTCCTTGCATGAGCGCCGTGTCGAGATTATCAGTATAATGTGTGACTCGCATTATTTGAGTACTGCCTGCATACTTCGACACTGGGACTGTGATCAAAGCATCGAGACCGTAATTTCTGAACCATCAGATGAACCCGGCACTGATGCAGTGCATCACCACCTGCTCCTCACCCAACAAGTCCAACGTCTAGATCGCTGGATCCAGCACCTCCCATCCGCCGAACAGCCATTGATGGATTTAACCTCAACAGGCGATGTTACCACTCCACTGCGCTTCATCTCCCACGACGCAGCCCTAAACTACGCTTATTACCTCACCAGTTGTATCCTGCAATGCCAAAATAATTTCTGTACTCTTCCTTCAATATGCCCTACTATCGCAAGAATGGAAGGCCGAACAACAGACTCTTACATTTGTCTACTCCTCCGCATTGCTAAAGCCTCGCCCCCCGTCCATCACCTGACCAAAAATACATACACAATCGGCTTCACGAACCTTCTTCTCACCGCCCTCCTCCGCACCACGTCCGTTTCCCTTGCTATCGAGATCCAGAATTTTGTACAGAGCTTGGCCGACACCCTACCAACAGAAGAAGGCGGGTTCCCAATATACCAAGCCCTAGAGGTAATCAAGTTGATCAATGTGCGGAAAATGGCAGGGAAGGATGTGGTTGCTGTTTCGCAGCCGGTAGATGATCATGGTGGGGAACCAAAATATCAGTCTTATAACAGCCAGGCTATTCGGGATCTGTTCTTCCATGGGAGGGAACGCACGGGAGGCGCTTTATTCACGGAGCGAGTGGTTGTTTGCCGTCCAGGAAAATCAAATGGAGGagagtggagatggggaagaggaagaaaacggCCTGTTATCTATGTATCGAGGTCTGATAAATTCTGA